The following are encoded together in the Balaenoptera acutorostrata chromosome 9, mBalAcu1.1, whole genome shotgun sequence genome:
- the NUMA1 gene encoding nuclear mitotic apparatus protein 1 isoform X4 gives MTLHATRAAALLSWVNSLHVADPVEAVLQLQDCSVFLRIIDSIHGTDEGQQILQQPVPERLEFVCSFLQKNRKHPSSPECLVSVQKVMEGSELELAKMTMLLLYHSSMSSKSPRDWEQFEYKIQAELAVILKFVLDHEDGLNLNEDLENFLQKAPVPSPCSSTISEELSPPSHQAKREVRFLELQKVASSSGNNFLSGSPASPMGDILQTPQFQMRRLKKQLADERNNRDELELELAENRKLLTEKDAQIAMMQQRIDRLALLNEKQAASPLEPRELEELRGKNESLTIRLHETLRQCQDLKTEKSQMDRKINQLSEENGDLSFKLREFASHLQQLQGALNELTEEHSQATREWVEKQTHLEKELGTALQDKKCLEEKNEILQGKLSQLEEHLAQLRENPPREKGEVLGDVLQLETLKQEAATLGADNTQLQARVEVLETELGQREAKLLAERSHFEEEKQQLASLIAELQGSLSHLGQAKEELEQASQAQGARLSAQVATMTSELTTLNATVQQRDQELAGLKQQAQTEQAQLAQTLQQQEQASQSLRQQVEQLSSSLKQKEQQLEEAAKEQKATRRDYTQQLATAAEEREASLRERDVALQQLEALEKEKAAKLEVLQQQLQAASEARDSAQTSVIQARREKAELSQKVEELHAHVEAAHQERCEVQAQVVELKAQLRSEQQKATERETVAQEKAQLQEQVRALEESLKVTKGSLEEEKRRAADILAEQQRCISRLEAETRSLVEQHRQEQKELEEEKAGRRGLEARLQQLGEAHQAKTEALRQELAEAIASQREAESECEQLAKEVATWRERYEDSQQEEAQYGAIFQEQLMTLKEECEKARQELQEAKEKVAGIEAHSELQIGRQQSELAQLHASLARALQQVQEKEVRAQKLADDLSALQEKMAATSKEVARLEALVRKAGEQQETASQELLKEPPRAGDRESEWLKEHQGRPFCSTQAALQAMEREAEQMGSELERLRAALMESQGQQQEERGQQEREVARLTQERGRAQADLALEKAAKAELEMRLQNALNEQRVEFAALQEALAHALMEKEGKDQELAKLRGQEAAQGAELKELQQTVERLKEQLARKEEECPQSLGMASREDASGSGAQSEATGKTEQKGPELEALRAEVSRLEQQVREYQEKASSLERSLEAERASHAERAGALETLRGQLEQKAQELGSGQDTLASAQRELATLRTKVQEHSKAEDGWKAQVARSQQEAERKNSLISSLEEEVSILNRQVLEKEGESKELKRLVIAESEKSQKVEERLRLLQAEMASSSARAAERSSALREEVQTLREEAEKQRVASESLRQELASQAERAEELGQELKAWQEKFFQKEQALSSLQLEHTSTQALVSELLPAKHLCQQLQAEQAATEKRHREELEQSKQAAGGLRAELLRAQRELAELVPLRQKVAEQERAAQQLRAEKASYAEQLSMLKKAHGLLAEENRGLGERANLGRQFLEVELDQAREKYGQELAAVRAEAETRLAEMQREAQSTARELEVMTAKYEGAKVKVLEERQRFQEERQKLTAQVEQLELFQREQTKQVEELSKKLADHDQASKVQQQKLKAQGGESQQEAQRLQAQLNELQAQLSQKEQAAEHYKLQMEKAKTHYDAKKQQNQELQEQLRGLEQLQTENKELRAEADRLGRELQQAGLKTREAEQTCRHLTAQVCSLEAQVAHADQQLRDLGKFQVATDALKSREPQAKPQLDLSIDSLDLSCEEGTPLTITSKLPRTQPDGTSIPGEPASPISQRLPPKVESLESLYFTPIPARGQPPLESSLDSLGDVFLDSGRKTRSSRRRTTQIINITMTKKLDVEEPDSANSSFYSTQSAPASQAGPRAASSTQSLARLGSPDDGNSALLSLPGYRPTTRSSARRSQAGVSSGAPPGRNSFYMGTCQDEPEQLDDWNRIAELQQRNRVCPPHLKTCYPLESRLGSTEHFLYPTQPSLSLPTITDEEIKTGDPRETLRRASMQPTQIAEGAGITTRQQRKRVSSEPHQGPGTPESKKATTCFPRPMTPRDRHEGRRQSTTEAQKKAAPAVVKQADRRQSMAFSILNTPKKLGNSLLRRAASKKAPSKASPNPRSGTRRSPRIATTTASAATATSRAKGKAKH, from the exons ATGACGCTCCATGCCACCCGGGCAGCTGCACTCCTCTCTTGG GTGAACAGTCTACACGTGGCTGACCCCGTGGAGGCCGTGCTGCAGCTCCAGGACTGCAGCGTCTTCCTCAGGATCATTGACAGCAT CCATGGCACTGACGAAGGGCAGCAAATCCTGCAGCAGCCGGTGCCAGAGAGACTGGAATTTGTGTGCAGTTTTCTGCAGA AAAACCGAAAACATCCCTCTTCTCCAGAATGCCTGGTGTCAGTGCAAAAGGTGATGGAGGGATCAGAGCTGGAACTTGCCAAG ATGACCATGCTGCTCTTGTACCACTCTTCCATGAGCTCCAAAAGTCCCAGGGACTGGGAACAATTTGAATACAAGATTCAG GCTGAGTTAGCTGTCATTCTCAAATTTGTGCTGGACCATGAGGATGGGCTAAACCTGAATGAGGACTTAGAGAACTTCTTACAGAAAG CTCCTGTCCCTTCCCCCTGTTCCAGCACCATCTCTGAAGAGCTCTCCCCACCCAGCCACCAGGCCAAGAGGGAGGTTCGCTTCCTAGAGCTACAGAAAGTCGCCTCTTCCAGTGGGAACAA CTTCCTCTCAGGTTCTCCAGCCTCCCCCATGGGTGACATTCTGCAGACCCCACAATTCCAGATGAGGCGGCTGAAGAAGCAGCTTGCAGATGAGAGAAATAATCGAGACGAGCTGGAGCTGGAGTTGGCTGAGAACCGCAAGCTCCTCACAGAGAAGG ATGCGCAGATAGCCATGATGCAGCAGCGCATCGACCGCCTGGCTCTGCTGAACGAGAAGCAGGCGGCCAGTCCACTGGAGCCCAGGGAGCTTGAGGAGCTCCGTGGCAAGAATGAGAG CCTCACCATACGGCTCCACGAAACTCTGAGGCAGTGCCAGGACCTGAAGACAGAGAAGAGCCAGATGGATCGCAAAATTAACCAGCTTTCTGAAGAGAATGGGGACCTTTCCTTTAAG CTGCGGGAGTTTGCCAGTCACCTGCAGCAACTACAGGGGGCCCTCAATGAACTGACAGAAGAGCACAGCCAGGCCACTCGGGAGTGGGTGGAGAAGCAGACCCATCTGGAGAAGGAGCTCGGCACAGCCCTGCAGGACAAG AAATGCCTTGAAGAGAAGAATGAAATCCTTCAGGGAAAACTTTCACAGCTGGAAGAACATTTGGCCCAGCTGCGGGAGAACCCACCCCGGGAGAAGGGCGAGGTGCTGGGTGACGTCTTGCAG CTGGAAACTCTCAAGCAAGAGGCAGCCACTCTCGGTGCAGACAACACCCAGCTCCAAGCCAGAGTGGAGGTGCTGGAGACTGAGCTTGGCCAGCGGGAAGCCAAGCTGCTTGCCGAGCGGAGCCACTTTGAAGAAGAAAAGCAGCAGTTGGCCAGCCTGATTGCCGAGCTGCAGGGCTCCCTGTCCCACCTTGGCCAGGCCAAGGAAGAGCTGGAGCAGGCCTCTCAGGCTCAGGGGGCCCGGCTGTCTGCCCAGGTGGCCACGATGACCTCCGAGCTCACCACCCTCAATGCCACCGTCCAGCAGCGGGATCAAGAACTGGCTGGCCTAAAGCAGCAGGCCCAAACAGAGCAGGCGCAGCTCGCGCAGACCCTCCAGCAGCAGGAACAGGCCTCCCAGAGCCTCCGCCAGCAGGTGGAGCAGCTGAGCAGCAGCCtgaagcagaaggaacagcagtTGGAAGAGGCCGCCAAGGAGCAGAAGGCCACCCGGCGAGACTACACCCAGCAACTGGCCACTGCGGCTGAGGAGCGGGAGGCCTCTTTACGGGAGAGAGATGTAGCCCTCCAGCAGCTGGAGGCGTTGGAGAAGGAGAAGGCCGCCAAGCTGGAggtcctgcaacagcagcttcaGGCTGCTAGTGAAGCCCGGGACAGTGCCCAGACCTCGGTGATACAGGCCCGGCGGGAGAAGGCAGAGCTGAGCCAGAAGGTGGAGGAACTCCATGCCCATGTTGAGGCAGCTCACCAGGAGCGGTGTGAGGTGCAAGCCCAAGTGGTAGAGCTGAAGGCCCAGCTGAGGTCTGAGCAGCAAAAAGCAACCGAGAGAGAAACGGTGGCCCAGGAGAAGGCCCAGCTCCAGGAGCAGGTCCGGGCCCTTGAGGAGTCCTTGAAGGTCACCAAGGGCAGCCTGGAAGAGGAGAAGCGCAGGGCTGCAGACATCCTGGCAGAGCAGCAGCGATGCATCTCCAGGCTGGAGGCAGAGACCCGGAGCCTGGTGGAGCAGCACAGGCAGGAACAGAAGGAGCTGGAAGAAGAGAAGGCTGGGCGCAGGGGGCTGGAGGCCCGATTACAGCAGCTCGGGGAGGCCCATCAGGCCAAGACAGAAGCCCTGCGGCAGGAGCTGGCCGAGGCCATAGCCTCCCAGCGCGAGGCCGAGAGTGAGTGTGAGCAGCTTGCCAAGGAGGTGGCCACCTGGCGTGAGCGGTACGAGGACAGCCAGCAAGAGGAGGCGCAGTACGGCGCCATATTCCAGGAACAGCTGATGACCCTGAAGGAGGAATGCGAGAAGGCCCGCCAGGAGCTGCAGGAGGCAAAGGAGAAGGTGGCAGGGATAGAGGCCCACAGCGAGCTCCAGATCGGCCGGCAGCAGAGTGAGCTTGCTCAGCTTCACGCCAGCCTGGCCAGGGCCCTGCAGCAGGTCCAGGAGAAGGAGGTCAGGGCCCAGAAGCTCGCAGACGACCTATCTGCTCTGCAGGAGAAGATGGCTGCTACCAGCAAGGAGGTGGCCCGCCTGGAGGCCTTGGTGCGCAAGGCGGGTGAGCAGCAGGAGACGGCCTCCCAGGAGCTACTCAAGGAGCCGCCCAGGGCAGGAGACAGAGAGTCGGAGTGGCTGAAAGAGCATCAGGGACGCCCGTTCTGCAGCACGCAGGCTGCACTGCAGGCCATGGAGCGTGAGGCAGAGCAAATGGGCAGTGAGCTGGAGAGGCTGCGGGCCGCGCTGATGGAGAGCCAGGGGCAGCAGCAGGAGGAGCGTGGGCAGCAGGAGAGGGAGGTGGCGCGGCTGACCCAGGAGCGGGGCCGGGCCCAAGCCGACCTTGCCTTGGAGAAGGCCGCCAAGGCAGAGCTTGAGATGCGGCTGCAGAATGCCCTCAATGAGCAGCGTGTGGAGTTTGCCGCCTTGCAGGAGGCACTGGCCCACGCCCTGATGGAAAAGGAGGGGAAGGATCAGGAGCTGGCCAAGCTTCGTGGGCAGGAGGCAGCCCAGGGGGCAGAGCTGAAGGAGCTTCAGCAAACCGTGGAGCGACTGAAGGAACAGCTggccaggaaggaggaggagtgcCCACAGTCTCTAGGGATGGCCAGCCGAGAAGACGCTTCCGGGTCGGGAGCCCAGTCTGAGGCTACTGGAAAGACAGAGCAAAAAGGCCCGGAGCTGGAGGCTCTGCGGGCAGAGGTGAGCAGGCTGGAGCAGCAGGTCCGCGAGTACCAGGAGAAGGCCTCCAGCCTGGAGCGCAGCCTCGAGGCTGAGCGCGCCTCCCACGCGGAGCGGGCCGGTGCTCTGGAGACTTTGCGGGGCCAGTTAGAGCAGAAGGCCCAGGAGCTGGGGAGCGGTCAGGACACCTTAGCCTCAGCCCAGAGGGAGCTGGCCACCCTCCGCACCAAGGTCCAAGAGCACAGCAAGGCTGAGGATGGGTGGAAGGCACAGGTGGCCCGGAGTCAGCAGGAGGCTGAGAGGAAAAACAGCCTCATCAGCAGCTTGGAGGAGGAGGTGTCCATCCTGAACCGCCAGGTGCTGGAGAAGGAAGGCGAGAGCAAGGAGTTGAAGCGGCTGGTTATTGCCGAGTCAGAGAAGAGCCAGAAGGTGGAAGAGAGACTGCGTCTGCTCCAGGCAGAGATGGCCAGCAGCAGCGCCAGGGCTGCAGAACGCAGTTCTGCTCTGCGGGAGGAGGTCCAGACCCTCCGGGAGGAGGCGGAGAAGCAGCGGGTGGCTTCCGAGAGCCTGAGGCAGGAGCTGGCCTCGCAGGCAGAGCGAGCGGAAGAGCTGGGCCAAGAGTTGAAGGCCTGGCAGGAGAAGTTCTTCCAGAAGGAGCAGGCCCTCTCTTCCCTGCAGCTTGAGCACACTAGCACGCAGGCCCTGGTGAGCGAGCTGCTGCCCGCTAAGCACCTGTGCCAGCAGCTGCAGGCTGAGCAGGCAGCCACTGAGAAACGCCATCGAGAGGAGCTGGAGCAGAGCAAGCAGGCAGCTGGTGGGCTGCGGGCGGAGCTGCTGCGGGCCCAGCGCGAGCTCGCGGAGCTGGTGCCCCTGCGGCAGAAGGTGGCGGAGCAGGAGCGAGCAGCCCAGCAGCTGCGGGCAGAGAAGGCCAGCTACGCAGAGCAGCTGAGCATGCTGAAGAAGGCTCATGGCCTGCTGGCGGAGGAGAACCGGGGGTTGGGCGAGCGGGCCAACCTCGGCCGGCAGTTTCTGGAAGTGGAGCTGGACCAGGCCCGGGAGAAGTACGGCCAAGAGCTGGCAGCTGTGCGTGCTGAGGCTGAGACCCGTCTGGCCGAGATGCAGCGGGAAGCACAGAGTACTGCCCGGGAGCTGGAGGTGATGACTGCCAAGTACGAGGGTGCCAAGGTCAAGGTCCTGGAGGAGAGGCAGCGTTTCcaggaggagaggcagaaacTCACTGCCCAG GTGGAGCAGCTAGAGTTATTTCAGAGAGAGCAAACTAAGCAG gtGGAAGAACTGAGTAAGAAGCTAGCTGACCATGACCAAGCCAGCAAGGTGCAGCAGCAGAAGCTGAAG gcccagggaggtgagAGCCAGCAAGAGGCCCAGCGCCTCCAGGCCCAGCTGAACGAGCTGCAGGCCCAGCTGAGCCAGAAGGAGCAGGCGGCTGAGCACTACAAGCTGCAG ATGGAGAAGGCCAAGACTCATTATGATGCCAAGAAGCAGCAGAACCAAGAGCTGCAGGAGCAGCTGCGGGGCCTGGAGCAGCTGCAGACAGAGAACAAGGAGCTGCGGGCTGAAGCGGATCGGCTGGGCCGGGAGCTGCAGCAGGCTGGGCTGAAGACCAGGGAGGCCGAGCAGACCTGCCGTCACCTCACCGCCCAGGTGTGCAGCCTGGAGGCACAG GTTGCCCATGCTGACCAGCAGCTTCGGGACCTGGGCAAGTTCCAGGTGGCGACTGACGCCTTAAAGAGCCGGGAGCCCCAGGCTAAGCCTCAGCTGGACTTGAGCATTGACAGCCTGGATCTGAGCTGCGAGGAGGGGACCCCACTCACTATCACCAG CAAGTTGCCTCGTACCCAGCCAGATGGCACCAGCATCCCTGGAGAGCCAGCCTCGCCCATCTCCCAGCGTCTGCCCCCCAAGGTAGAATCCCTGGAGAGTCTCTACTTCACCCCCATCCCCGCTCGGGGTCAGCCCCCCCTGGAGAGCAGCCTGGACTCCTTGGGGGATGTCTTCCTGGACTCAGGCCGGAAGACCCGCTCCTCTCGTCGGCGCACCACGCAAATCATCAACATCACCATGACCAAG AAGCTAGATGTGGAGGAGCCAGACAGCGCCAACTCCTCCTTCTATAGCACACAGTctgcccctgcttcccaggccGGCCCGAGAGCTGCCTCCTCCACCCAGTCTCTGGCCCGCCTGGGCTCTCCCGACGACGGCAACTCAGCTCTGCTAAGCCTGCCTGGCTACCGGCCCACCACTCGCAGCTCTGCTCGCCGCTCCCAGGCTGGGGTGTCCAGTGGGGCCCCTCCAG GCAGGAACAGCTTCTACATGGGCACTTGCCAGGATGAACCTGAGCAGCTGGATGACTGGAACCGCATTGCAGAGTTGCAGCAGCGCAATCGAGTGTGCCCCCCGCACTTAAAGACCTGCTACCCCCTGGAGTCTAGG CTTGGCTCCACCGAACACTTCCTCTACCCCACGCAGCCTTCCCTGAGCCTGCCTACCATCACAGATGAGGAGATAAAAACCGGTGACCCCCGGGAGACCCTGCGCCGAGCCAGCATGCAGCCAACCCAGATAGCTGAGGGTGCTGGCATCACCACCCGGCAGCAGCGCAAACGGGTCTCCTCAGAGCCCCATCAGGGCCCTGGCACCCCCGAG TCTAAAAAGGCCACCACCTGTTTCCCACGCCCCATGACTCCCCGGGACCGACATGAAGGGCGCAGACAGAGCACTACCGAGGCCCAGAAGAAAGCAGCTCCAGCTGTTGTTAAACAG GCTGACCGCCGCCAGTCGATGGCCTTCAGCATCCTCAACACACCCAAGAAGCTCGGGAATAGCCTTCTGCGGAGGGCAGCCTCGAAGAAAGCCCCATCCAAggcctcccccaacccccgcaGTGGGACCCGCCGCTCTCCTCGCATCGCCACCACCACAGCCAGTGCCGCCACTGCCACCTCTCGGGCCAAGGGCAAG gcAAAGCACTAA